A stretch of Lactuca sativa cultivar Salinas chromosome 6, Lsat_Salinas_v11, whole genome shotgun sequence DNA encodes these proteins:
- the LOC111886906 gene encoding AP2-like ethylene-responsive transcription factor At1g79700, with protein MLALNDHKTNSEGNQIQTSTTPLVDQSSNTITTTTTTTPTTVKRSSKYRGVSRHRWTGRYEAHLWDKGSWNATQKKKGKQVYLGAYDEEESAARAYDLAAIKYWGTTTFTNFQVTDYEKELEIMENTTKEEYLATLRRRSSGFSRGVSKYRGVARHHHNGRWEARIGRVFGNKYLYLGTYSTQEEAAHAYDIAAIEYRGINAVTNFDLSTYIRWLRTSSNSGGGSSQTQDQPPPPTTSSHHVNPLMEEQEPQFAFGSSSGSLPLAMTPQNHQLLDTKMMLHDSDSNNHNDSSPAPSALSLLLRSSMFKELVEKNLNAGNEEEHHHETKMKTEGNEFRGMFFNGMCPSKVGMELDAKDELPLFRNPNQSLWNGSLNMNKSSRH; from the exons ATGCTCGCATTGAATGATCACAAGACCAACAGTGAGGGAAACCAGATTCAGACATCAACAACACCGCTTGTTGATCAATCCAGTAAcactatcaccaccaccaccaccactaccccaACCACTGTGAAGAGAAGCTCCAAGTATCGAGGAGTTAGCAG GCATCGATGGACCGGAAGATACGAAGCTCATTTATGGGACAAAGGGTCGTGGAATGCGACACAAAAGAAGAAAGGAAAACAAG TTTATCTTG GGGCATATGATGAAGAAGAATCTGCTGCAAGAGCCTATGATTTGGCTGCAATCAAGTATTGGGGAACCACAACTTTCACAAATTTTCAG GTGACTGACTATGAGAAAGAATTGGAGATCATGGAGAACACAACCAAGGAGGAGTACTTAGCCACCTTGAGAAG GAGAAGTAGTGGTTTCTCAAGAGGTGTATCAAAGTACAGAGGGGTTGCAAG GCATCATCACAATGGTAGATGGGAAGCAAGGATAGGAAGGGTGTTTGGAAACAAGTATCTTTACCTTGGCACTTATA GTACACAAGAGGAGGCTGCTCATGCATACGATATTGCAGCAATAGAATATAGAGGAATCAATGCAGTAACAAATTTCGATTTAAGCACATACATAAGATGGCTGAGAACCAGTTCCAATTCCGGTGGCGGCTCCTCCCAGACACAAGACCAACCACCGCCGCCCACCACCAGCAGCCACCATGTGAATCCACTTATGGAGGAACAGGAACCTCAGTTTGCTTTCGGTTCCAGTTCCGGTTCATTACCATTAGCGATGACTCCTCAGAACCATCAACTCCTTGACACAAAGATGATGCTGCATGATTCCGATTCCAATAATCATAACGATTCATCACCTGCTCCGAGTGCTCTAAGCCTTCTTCTCAGGTCATCCATGTTTAAAGAGCTTGTGGAAAAGAATTTGAATGCGGGGAATGAAGAAGAACATCATCATGAGACGAAGATGAAAACCGAAGGGAATGAATTTCGAGGGATGTTTTTCAACGGAATGTGTCCTTCAAAAGTGGGAATGGAATTGGATGCGAAAGATGAATTGCCGTTGTTTAGGAATCCAAACCAGTCGCTATGGAATGGTTCCTTGAACATGAACAAGTCTTCTAGGCATTAA
- the LOC111886930 gene encoding uncharacterized protein LOC111886930 isoform X3, with translation MYWANFRVSIGQGLVKGYEGKQGDGAEGDYSDAIASQVRRLAMEVRQLASSRQNQITVLNGGSSGNITSMVVPAAALGAVGYGYMWWKGLSFSDLMYVTKSNMANAVSSLTKNLEQVTDALAAAKRHLTQRIENLDGKLDDQVEISKLIKNEVTDVRADVSQIGYDLDSLNKMISGLNGKIMTLEEKQDMTNLGVWYLCNMADGNKLSGTAQKQFKLAGKSFDGHLSCGGNGILSLDGVKEIADNLDPEKQIQSRMLTRRHTVKLN, from the exons ATGTATTGGGCGAACTTCAG agtttcaattggacagggTTTAGTGAAAGGATATGAAGGAAAACAAGGAGATGGAGCTGAAGGTGATTATTCAGATGCCATCGCTAGCCAG gttCGAAGGTTAGCAATGGAAGTTAGACAGCTAGCTTCTTCACGTCAAAATCAAATCACTGTTTTAAATGGGGGTTCTAGTG GTAATATAACATCTATGGTGGTACCTGCTGCTGCATTAGGGGCAGTGGGCTATGGATACATGTGGTGGAAG GGTCTTTCATTTTCAGATCTCATGTATGTCACCAAGAGTAACATGGCAAATGCTGTTTCAAGTTTGACAAAAAATCTAGAACAAGTTACAGATGCTCTCGCT GCAGCAAAGAGGCATTTGACCCAGAGGATTGAAAATTTAGATGGGAAATTGGATGATCAAGTTGAaatatcaaaactaattaaaaacgAG GTGACTGATGTTCGTGCTGATGTTTCCCAAATAGGGTATGACTTGGATTCACTAAATAAAATGATTTCTGGTTTG AATGGGAAGATAATGACATTGGAAGAAAAACAAGATATGACTAATCTTGGAGTGTGGTACCTCTGCAATATGGCTGATGGAAACAAGTTATCTGGCACTGCACAG AAACAGTTTAAGCTTGCTGGGAAGTCGTTTGATGGACATCTCTCATGTGGTGGAAATGGAATTCTCTCTCTTGACGGTGTGAAGGAGATTGCTGATAATTTAGATCCAGAGAAACAAATACAATCAAGAATGTTGACCAGGAGACATACGGTCAAATTAAATTAA
- the LOC111886930 gene encoding uncharacterized protein LOC111886930 isoform X1 gives MATHAGMGFYKIIILVGTGYTGTLLFKNGKLSDVLGELQGLVKGYEGKQGDGAEGDYSDAIASQVRRLAMEVRQLASSRQNQITVLNGGSSGNITSMVVPAAALGAVGYGYMWWKGLSFSDLMYVTKSNMANAVSSLTKNLEQVTDALAAAKRHLTQRIENLDGKLDDQVEISKLIKNEVTDVRADVSQIGYDLDSLNKMISGLNGKIMTLEEKQDMTNLGVWYLCNMADGNKLSGTAQKQFKLAGKSFDGHLSCGGNGILSLDGVKEIADNLDPEKQIQSRMLTRRHTVKLN, from the exons ATGGCGACGCATGCTGGCATGGGGTTTTATAAGATCATCATCTTAGTCGGAACAG GGTACACTGGTACATTGCTGTTTAAAAACGGGAAGCTTTCTGATGTATTGGGCGAACTTCAG ggTTTAGTGAAAGGATATGAAGGAAAACAAGGAGATGGAGCTGAAGGTGATTATTCAGATGCCATCGCTAGCCAG gttCGAAGGTTAGCAATGGAAGTTAGACAGCTAGCTTCTTCACGTCAAAATCAAATCACTGTTTTAAATGGGGGTTCTAGTG GTAATATAACATCTATGGTGGTACCTGCTGCTGCATTAGGGGCAGTGGGCTATGGATACATGTGGTGGAAG GGTCTTTCATTTTCAGATCTCATGTATGTCACCAAGAGTAACATGGCAAATGCTGTTTCAAGTTTGACAAAAAATCTAGAACAAGTTACAGATGCTCTCGCT GCAGCAAAGAGGCATTTGACCCAGAGGATTGAAAATTTAGATGGGAAATTGGATGATCAAGTTGAaatatcaaaactaattaaaaacgAG GTGACTGATGTTCGTGCTGATGTTTCCCAAATAGGGTATGACTTGGATTCACTAAATAAAATGATTTCTGGTTTG AATGGGAAGATAATGACATTGGAAGAAAAACAAGATATGACTAATCTTGGAGTGTGGTACCTCTGCAATATGGCTGATGGAAACAAGTTATCTGGCACTGCACAG AAACAGTTTAAGCTTGCTGGGAAGTCGTTTGATGGACATCTCTCATGTGGTGGAAATGGAATTCTCTCTCTTGACGGTGTGAAGGAGATTGCTGATAATTTAGATCCAGAGAAACAAATACAATCAAGAATGTTGACCAGGAGACATACGGTCAAATTAAATTAA
- the LOC111886930 gene encoding uncharacterized protein LOC111886930 isoform X2, translated as MATHAGMGFYKIIILVGTGYTGTLLFKNGKLSDVLGELQGLVKGYEGKQGDGAEGDYSDAIASQVRRLAMEVRQLASSRQNQITVLNGGSSGNITSMVVPAAALGAVGYGYMWWKGLSFSDLMYVTKSNMANAVSSLTKNLEQVTDALAAAKRHLTQRIENLDGKLDDQVEISKLIKNEVTDVRADVSQIGYDLDSLNKMISGLNGKIMTLEEKQDMTNLGVWYLCNMADGNKLSGTAQFKLAGKSFDGHLSCGGNGILSLDGVKEIADNLDPEKQIQSRMLTRRHTVKLN; from the exons ATGGCGACGCATGCTGGCATGGGGTTTTATAAGATCATCATCTTAGTCGGAACAG GGTACACTGGTACATTGCTGTTTAAAAACGGGAAGCTTTCTGATGTATTGGGCGAACTTCAG ggTTTAGTGAAAGGATATGAAGGAAAACAAGGAGATGGAGCTGAAGGTGATTATTCAGATGCCATCGCTAGCCAG gttCGAAGGTTAGCAATGGAAGTTAGACAGCTAGCTTCTTCACGTCAAAATCAAATCACTGTTTTAAATGGGGGTTCTAGTG GTAATATAACATCTATGGTGGTACCTGCTGCTGCATTAGGGGCAGTGGGCTATGGATACATGTGGTGGAAG GGTCTTTCATTTTCAGATCTCATGTATGTCACCAAGAGTAACATGGCAAATGCTGTTTCAAGTTTGACAAAAAATCTAGAACAAGTTACAGATGCTCTCGCT GCAGCAAAGAGGCATTTGACCCAGAGGATTGAAAATTTAGATGGGAAATTGGATGATCAAGTTGAaatatcaaaactaattaaaaacgAG GTGACTGATGTTCGTGCTGATGTTTCCCAAATAGGGTATGACTTGGATTCACTAAATAAAATGATTTCTGGTTTG AATGGGAAGATAATGACATTGGAAGAAAAACAAGATATGACTAATCTTGGAGTGTGGTACCTCTGCAATATGGCTGATGGAAACAAGTTATCTGGCACTGCACAG TTTAAGCTTGCTGGGAAGTCGTTTGATGGACATCTCTCATGTGGTGGAAATGGAATTCTCTCTCTTGACGGTGTGAAGGAGATTGCTGATAATTTAGATCCAGAGAAACAAATACAATCAAGAATGTTGACCAGGAGACATACGGTCAAATTAAATTAA